The Triticum aestivum cultivar Chinese Spring chromosome 7B, IWGSC CS RefSeq v2.1, whole genome shotgun sequence genome window below encodes:
- the LOC123159688 gene encoding RNA pseudouridine synthase 3, mitochondrial, giving the protein MLRRRLGTWPWPAVRRGLSRLAPPAPAAVVRVDSNNVARLGAPKPGPRPRQLLSLPPFPAGADPLPGRKVAPRHVTAVSWVKHCFADVPQEVVQAHFNKRQVYTECSDQEVSAEGIWCRKHHLKKIKHSEVMEPGMRIHLPVSVAEAEIKKRYETIPTATLHPNRDEIEYLKRLVIYKDSAILVLNKPPKVPMKGNLPVHNSMDVLAAAALSYGNEEGPKLVHRLDRDTSGLLLMGRTRESFTRLHWLFTSIKLARTASQTWNTACESYVQRYWALVIGTPTESEGVISAPLTKVLLDDGKAERVILAHPSGIDGAQEAVTEYRVMGPTINGCSWIELRPLTGRKHQLRVHCAEALGTPIVGDYKYGWFVHQRWKQNPQPDFEPFTGEPYKLRRPEGLEVQKGSVLSKVPLLHLHCREMVVPNISKFLSNTGEWHDNGTPWSEEKPNLLRFIAPLPAHMKISWNIMSSYLV; this is encoded by the exons ATGCTGCGGCGCCGCCTGGGGACGTGGCCATGGCCGGCGGTAAGGCGGGGGCTGTCGCGGCTGGCGCCGCCTGCGCCCGCGGCGGTGGTGCGCGTGGACAGCAACAACGTGGCCCGCCTCGGCGCGCCCAAGCCCGGGCCGAGGCCGCGGCAGCTGCTTTCCCTGCCGCCGTTCCCCGCCGGGGCCGACCCGCTCCCCGGGAGGAAGGTGGCGCCGCGCCACGTGACGGCGGTCAGCTGGGTGAAGCACTGCTTCGCCGACGTGCCGCAGGAGGTCGTGCAGGCGCACTTCAACAAGAGGCAG GTTTACACTGAGTGCTCAGATCAGGAGGTTTCAGCAGAGGGCATTTGGTGCCGGAAGCATCATTTGAAGAAG ATCAAGCATTCTGAAGTGATGGAGCCTGGCATGAGAATTCATCTTCCTGTGTCTGTGGCTGAGGCCGAGATAAAGAAGCGGTATGAGACCATTCCAACTGCCACACTGCATCCCAATAGGGATGAGATTGAGTACCTGAAAAGGCTTGTCATCTACAAG GACTCAGCCATACTTGTGCTTAACAAGCCTCCAAAAGTGCCCATGAAGGGGAATTTACCAGTACATAACAGTATGGATGTGCTTGCAGCAGCAGCACTGTCATATGGGAATGAAGAGGGTCCGAAATTG GTCCACCGACTGGACAGAGATACTAGTGGTTTGCTGTTGATGGGGAGAACAAGAGAAAGCTTTACCCGGCTGCACTGGCTCTTCACTAGCATCAAATTGGCAAGAACAGCTTCGCAG ACATGGAATACCGCCTGTGAATCATACGTGCAGAGGTACTGGGCGTTGGTAATTGGGACCCCTACAGAGAGTGAAGGAGTTATATCTGCTCCTCTCACAAAG GTACTTCTTGATGATGGAAAAGCTGAGAGGGTCATTCTGGCGCATCCCTCTGGCATAGATGGTGCACAGGAGGCTGTTACTGAGTATCGAGTGATGGGACCAACCATCAATGGCTGTTCCTGGATTGAGTTGCGCCCATTGACAGGCCGGAAGCATCAG CTCAGAGTGCACTGTGCGGAAGCCTTAGGCACTCCCATTGTTGGAGATTACAAATATGGGTGGTTCGTGCACCAAAGGTGGAAGCAGAATCCCCAACCGGATTTTGAGCCGTTTACTGGGGAACCATACAAGCTGAGGCGGCCTGAAGGCTTGGAGGTTCAGAAGGGCAGTGTTCTCTCTAAAGTCCCTTTGCTGCACCTGCATTGCCGGGAGATGGTGGTCCCGAACATCTCAAAGTTCCTGAGTAACACCGGAGAGTGGCATGATAATGGCACCCCATGGTCCGAGGAGAAGCCGAATCTCCTAAGGTTCATCGCGCCGTTGCCCGCGCACATGAAAATTAGCTGGAATATAATGTCTTCCTACCTGGTGTGA
- the LOC123156338 gene encoding RNA-binding protein 208: protein MNGAGASQQQQQQQQRLRQQQQQQQQALLMQQALQQQQYQSGVLAAAAAAAMTQMEPVSNGNLPPGFDPSTCRSVYVGNVHPNVTESLLIEVFQGSGPVERCKLIRKEKSSFGFVDYYDRRSAALAIMTLHGRHIYGQAIKVNWAYASTQREDTSGHFHIFVGDLSSEVNDATLYACFSTYPSCSDARVMWDNKTGRSRGYGFVSFRNQQEAETAITEMTGKWLGSRQIRCNWATKTNAEEKQETDNHNAVVLTNGGSSNAAMEANQDTGSKENPENNPDFTTVYVGNLGHEVNRDELHRHFYNLGVGAIEEVRVQQEKGFGFIRYTTHGEAALAIQMANGLVVRGKPIKCSWGNKPTPPGTSSKPLPPPIASYQPVAMAGVPQGFTAAELLAYQRQLALSQAAAGQIAGQHGLAGQVSAGLLAAGSQALYDGYPNQTSAQQLMYYN, encoded by the exons ATGAATGGCGCCGGCGCGagccagcagcaacagcagcagcagcagaggctccggcagcagcagcagcaacagcagcaggccCTCCTGATGCAGCAGGCGCTGCAGCAGCAGCAGTATCAGTCCGGTgtcctcgctgccgccgccgccgcggccatgaCTCAG ATGGAGCCTGTTTCAAATGGCAATCTCCCACCTGGGTTTGATCCATCCACATGTCGCAGTGT GTATGTAGGAAACGTACACCCTAATGTCACTGAGAGCCTTCTGATTGAAGTTTTCCAGGGCTCTGGTCCTGTGGAAAGATGCAAGCTCATCCGGAAAGAAAAG TCTTCCTTTGGGTTTGTTGACTACTATGATCGGAGGTCAGCAGCTCTTGCAATAATGACCCTTCATGGGCGTCACAT ATACGGTCAAGCAATCAAGGTGAACTGGGCGTATGCGAGTACACAAAGGGAGGATACATCTG GGCATTTCCATATTTTTGTTGGTGATTTAAGTTCTGAAGTGAATGATGCAACTCTTTATGCCTGTTTCTCAACATATCCTTCTTGCTC TGATGCTCGAGTCATGTGGGATAATAAAACTGGACGCTCCAGAGGTTATGGCTTTGTCTCCTTCCGTAATCAGCAG GAAGCTGAAACTGCTATAACTGAAATGACTG GTAAATGGCTTGGCAGTAGACAAATAAGGTGCAACTGGGCAACAAAGACCAACGCAGAAGAGAAACAAGAAACGGACAATCATAACGCAGTTGTACTAACAAATGGTGGTTCCAGTAATGCAG CAATGGAGGCAAACCAGGATACAGGAAGCAAAGAAAATCCAGAGAACAACCCTGATTTCACAACGGTGTACGTTGGCAACCTTGGACACGAG GTTAATCGGGATGAGCTTCACCGCCATTTCTACAACTTAGGGGTCGGGGCTATTGAGGAAGTTCGTGTTCAACAGGAAAAAGGGTTTGGATTTATAAGGTACACTACCCATGGTGAAGCAGCATTAGCTATTCAGATGGCCAACGGATTGGTCGTTCGCGGCAAGCCAATCAAG TGCTCATGGGGCAACAAACCAACCCCCCCTGGGACATCTTCTAAGCCGCTGCCGCCCCCGATTGCTTCTTATCAACCCGTAGCAATGGCTGGCGTGCCGCAAGGCTTCACAGCAGCCGAACTTCTAGCCTATCAGAGGCAGCTTGCATTGAGCCAGGCCGCGGCAGGGCAGATTGCCGGCCAGCACGGCCTCGCGGGCCAGGTATCCGCGGGGCTACTCGCTGCTGGCTCCCAGGCCCTGTATGACGGCTACCCGAACCAGACGTCGGCGCAGCAGCTCATGTACTACAACTAG